Proteins encoded by one window of Magnetospirillum sp. WYHS-4:
- a CDS encoding low molecular weight phosphotyrosine protein phosphatase produces MVRVLFVCLGNICRSPTAEGVFRALVEKEGLAGHIHVDSAGTGAYHVGEPPDARSQAAAARRGVDLSPLRARQAVREDFHRFDYVLAMDRDNLRNLQALCPKGEEHRLRLFLDFAPQAGRREVPDPYYGGPQGFDTVLDLAEAASRGLLAHIRENHR; encoded by the coding sequence ATGGTCCGCGTCCTGTTCGTCTGTCTGGGCAACATCTGCCGTTCCCCCACCGCCGAGGGCGTGTTCCGCGCCCTGGTTGAAAAGGAGGGGCTGGCCGGGCATATCCACGTGGATTCCGCCGGCACCGGCGCCTACCACGTGGGCGAGCCGCCCGATGCCCGCAGCCAGGCCGCCGCCGCCCGGCGCGGCGTCGATCTCAGCCCCCTGCGGGCCCGTCAGGCGGTGCGCGAGGACTTCCACCGGTTCGACTACGTGCTGGCCATGGACCGCGACAACCTGCGCAACCTGCAGGCGCTCTGCCCGAAGGGGGAGGAACACCGCTTGCGCCTGTTCCTCGACTTCGCGCCCCAGGCGGGCCGTCGGGAAGTGCCCGATCCCTACTATGGCGGGCCGCAAGGCTTCGATACGGTGCTCGATCTCGCGGAAGCGGCTTCCCGGGGCCTGCTCGCCCATATCCGGGAGAACCATCGGTGA
- a CDS encoding fructosamine kinase family protein: MSDLRTAIGEAVGVRPLKLTPLSGGCVGDVYRVELEDGRRLVAKAGDAGSGLGIEGYMLSYLAAHSRLPVPQVLHADDGLLLMTWIETSGSLDDSAESHAAELLADLHGIAAPRFGLDRDTLIGGLPQPNPWTGSWVEFFRDRRLLHMGHRAGLPARTLARLETFCARLGTWIAEPAAPALLHGDMWGGNVLCRKGRIAGFIDPAIYYGDPEIELAFSTLFGTFGEAFFRRYGELRPLRPGFFEERRDIYNLYPLLVHVRLFGGSYLGSVERILSRFGC, translated from the coding sequence GTGAGCGACCTCCGGACGGCCATCGGGGAGGCCGTCGGGGTCCGGCCGCTGAAGCTGACGCCCTTGTCGGGCGGCTGCGTCGGCGACGTCTATCGCGTCGAGTTGGAAGACGGCCGCCGGCTGGTCGCCAAGGCCGGGGACGCGGGCAGCGGGCTTGGCATCGAAGGCTACATGCTGTCCTACCTGGCCGCCCACAGCCGCTTGCCGGTGCCTCAGGTCCTGCATGCCGACGACGGCCTGCTGCTGATGACCTGGATCGAAACCTCGGGCAGCCTGGACGATAGCGCTGAAAGCCACGCGGCCGAACTGCTGGCCGATCTGCACGGCATCGCGGCGCCCCGCTTCGGGCTGGACCGCGACACCCTGATCGGCGGCCTGCCCCAGCCCAATCCCTGGACGGGGTCCTGGGTCGAGTTCTTCCGCGACCGTCGGCTGTTGCACATGGGGCACCGGGCGGGCCTGCCGGCCCGCACCCTGGCCCGGCTGGAAACCTTCTGCGCCCGTCTGGGCACCTGGATCGCCGAACCGGCCGCCCCCGCCCTGCTGCACGGCGACATGTGGGGCGGCAACGTGCTGTGCCGCAAGGGACGCATCGCCGGCTTCATCGACCCGGCCATCTACTACGGCGATCCCGAGATCGAACTGGCCTTTTCCACCCTGTTCGGCACCTTCGGCGAAGCCTTCTTCCGCCGCTACGGGGAACTGCGGCCGCTCAGGCCCGGCTTTTTCGAGGAACGGCGCGACATCTACAATCTCTATCCCTTGCTGGTACATGTCCGGCTGTTCGGCGGTTCCTACCTGGGATCGGTGGAACGGATTCTTTCCCGGTTCGGATGCTGA
- a CDS encoding class I SAM-dependent methyltransferase, giving the protein MLYVPASREDLMFLMPKGGQVAEIGVARGDFSRRILDAAEPGRLHLIDPWTHQDREDYRNDPSNWSEEEGDALHRSIQVRFAKEVGAGQVAVHRGFSGDVVSRFPDGSLDWIYIDGLHSYEGVKADLDAFAPKIKPDGFILGHDYAKHEEAQAMGFGVVEAVDEFVRTQGWAFLALSAERYPTFFLARNADGATAKGLCLRILFSVPGVSEIRDFPGRSWEQTILTARQGGTVSLIRF; this is encoded by the coding sequence ATGCTTTATGTCCCCGCTTCGCGCGAAGACCTGATGTTCCTGATGCCCAAGGGTGGGCAGGTGGCGGAGATCGGAGTAGCCCGAGGCGATTTCTCCCGGCGCATCCTCGATGCCGCCGAACCTGGTCGCCTGCATTTGATCGATCCCTGGACCCACCAGGACCGCGAGGACTATCGCAACGATCCCTCCAATTGGAGCGAGGAGGAAGGCGACGCCCTCCACCGCAGCATCCAGGTACGTTTCGCCAAGGAGGTCGGCGCCGGCCAAGTGGCGGTGCACCGGGGATTCTCGGGCGATGTCGTCTCCCGGTTTCCGGACGGGTCGCTGGACTGGATCTACATCGACGGCCTGCATAGCTACGAAGGCGTCAAGGCGGACCTTGACGCCTTCGCGCCCAAGATCAAGCCGGACGGTTTCATCCTTGGCCACGACTATGCCAAGCATGAAGAGGCCCAGGCCATGGGGTTCGGGGTGGTCGAAGCTGTGGACGAATTCGTTCGAACCCAGGGTTGGGCTTTCCTGGCCTTGTCCGCGGAGCGCTATCCGACCTTTTTCCTCGCCCGCAACGCGGACGGCGCGACCGCGAAGGGATTGTGCCTGCGCATCCTGTTCTCCGTGCCGGGAGTCTCGGAAATCCGGGACTTCCCCGGCCGTTCCTGGGAGCAGACGATCCTGACCGCCCGCCAGGGCGGCACGGTGAGCCTGATCCGCTTCTGA